Proteins encoded within one genomic window of Lynx canadensis isolate LIC74 chromosome B4, mLynCan4.pri.v2, whole genome shotgun sequence:
- the LOC115518721 gene encoding olfactory receptor 10C1-like codes for MSGNQSLCTKFTFVAFSSLAELQPVLFVVFLLIYLFTVGGNLIIISLIWVSTSLHTPMYFFLVNLSFLEMCYITSVVPQMLVHLLMETKTISVGGCAAQMYTFAILGLTECSLLAAMAYDRFVAICYPLRYTLLMSPRMCLILATASWTTGVVVESAQITWIFSLPFCGTGTIQHFFCDIMPVMKLACVDTSHNRIVMFVLSMIFIMTPCLLILCSYLRILVTILRIPSAAGRHRAFSTCSSHILVVSLFYGTALFTYIQPKTVHTPETDKATALMYTVVTPALNPVIYTLRNKEVKEAFQRVTQRNPLRQMA; via the coding sequence ATGAGTGGAAATCAGTCTCTCTGCACCAAATTCACATTTGTGGCTTTTTCCTCTCTAGCAGAGTTACAGCCTGTGCTCTTCGTTGTGTTCTTACTCATTTACTTGTTTACTGTGGGAGGAAACCTCATCATCATCTCCCTGATCTGGGTCTCCACTTCCTTACACActcccatgtatttcttcctggttAACCTCTCCTTCCTGGAGATGTGCTACATCACCAGTGTGGTGCCTCAGATGCTGGTGCATCTGCTGATGGAGACCAAGACTATAAGCGTGGGTGGTTGTGCAGCTCAGATGTACACATTTGCCATCTTGGGACTGACAGAATGCTCCCTGCTAGCAGCCATGGCTTATGATCGCTTTGTAGCTATTTGTTACCCGCTGCGTTATACACTCTTGATGAGCCCTCGCATGTGTTTGATATTGGCTACAGCGTCTTGGACCACTGGGGTGGTGGTGGAGTCAGCCCAGATCACCTGGATCTTCAGTCTTCCCTTCTGCGGAACAGGAACGATTCAGCACTTTTTCTGTGACATCATGCCTGTAATGAAACTGGCTTGTGTTGATACCTCCCACAATAGGATTGTGATGTTTGTTCTCTCCATGATCTTCATCATGACTCcctgtttgctcatcttgtgctCCTACCTGCGAATTCTTGTAACCATCTTGAGAATCCCTTCAGCAGCTGGCAGACACAGAGCTTTCTCCACTTGTTCATCTCATATCTTGGTTGTTTCTCTGTTCTACGGCACTGCCTTGTTCACTTATATCCAACCAAAGACTGTACACACTCCAGAAACAGACAAAGCAACTGCACTCATGTACACAGTGGTCACCCCTGCTCTGAATCCTGTTATCTATACCTTGAGGAACAAGGAAGTAAAGGAAGCCTTTCAAAGGGTAACACAGAGGAATCCTCTTAGACAAATGGCCTAA